From the Micromonospora echinofusca genome, the window TGAGCGTCCGCAGCTTCGGCGAGGACAGCGGCCGTACGCTGACCGCCGAGAACAACCTCGCCGTCTCGCTGCGGCTCGTCGGCCACTTCCGTGAGGCGGCCCAGCTCGACCAGCACATCTACGAGCGGCGCCGGGAACGCTTCGGCGACGAGGACCCGTCCACCCTCGCCTCGGCCAGCAACTACGGCCGGGGGCTGCGTGACATCGGGGAGCTGTGGCGCTCGCACAGCGTCCTGCAACGCACCTCCGCCAACCAGCAGAAGATCATCGGTCCCGACCACCCGGAGACCCTGCGTACCGCCAAGGAGCTGGCGCTGACCCTGCGCCAGCTCGGCCGCTTCGCCGACGCGCACCGGGTGCTGGAACGCACGGTGGTGCGTTACCAGCGCACCCTCGGCGGCGAGCACGCCGACACCCTCTCCTGTGAGATGGCGCTCGCGACCACCTGGTCGGCGGTGGGCGACAACCCGACCGCGCTGCGGATGGCGCGGCGGCTGCGCGACGCGTACACCGAGGTGCTCGGCGCCGACCACGCCATCACCCTGGCCTGCCTCAACAACCTCGGCGTGTTCCTGCGCAAGGCCGGCGAACACCCGCAGGCGCTCGACCTCGCCCAGCGGGTCCGCGACCAGCTGCTCGCCAGCCTCGGCGAGCGGCACCCGCACACCCTGCTCGCCACCCTCAACCTCGCCAACGACCTGTTCGCGCTCGGCGAGCGCGACGCCGCCCTGCTACTGGACACCACCGCGTACGTCGAGCTGATCCGGGCCCTCGGCGCCGAGCACCCGGACAGCGTCTCGGCGGCGCTCAACCTCGCGGTCAGCAGGATCGCCACCGAGAGCGAGGCCGACGCCGGCCGCGCCCTCTACGACGACGCGTTCGGCCAGCTGGTGCAGCTCTTCGGTGGCGACAACCCGCGGGTGGTCCAGGCCCGCCAGCGCGACCGGTTCAACGGCTACATCGAGCCCGCCCTGCTCTGAGCGCCCGGTCTGGTCCGAGCTCCCGCCCGGCTCTGAGCGCCGTGACCGGCCGCGCCGGATATCGACGACGGCGGTGTAGTCCGTTCGCCCGATACCACACAGGTATTTTCATGCCGCACAGGTATCAGCGTTCCGGTGGCAGTGGTTCGTCGGGGCCGCCGGCCAGCCAGGTCGCGACCACCAGCGGGTCGGCGCCGGGCCGCCGGTGGCACAGCGCCCGGACCAGGTCGGGTCGGGTGGTCAGCACCCGCGCGGCGGCGGTACGCCCCAGCCACCCGGCGGCCAGCGCGACGCCGACCAGCGCGTCGACGTCCCCGGGATCCTCGGCGAGCCGGCGGCGGTACCCGGCCAGGGCGCCGCCCACGTCCCCCGCCGCGTACGCCCGGTCGGCGTGGTCCACCCGTTCCGCCCCACTGGGACCGGTGTCCGTACCGCCGTGGTCGGTCGTGGCCAGCAGCCGCCGCCGCACCGCCGCCTCCGGGCCGGTGCCGCCGGTCGACGCGGGTCGGGCCGGAGCGGGTACGACGGCGGGTGCGGCGATCGGCGGCGGGCGCCGACCCCGCCGCCACGCGTACGCCACCTCCGCCACGGCGTCGTCGTCGGGGACCAGGTTGGCCAGCGCCCAGCGCACCGCCCCGCCGTCCGCGACGTCGCGCGCCGCCGCCTCGACCCGCGCGTCGCCGGCGGGCTCCCAGCCGCGCAGGGTGCCGGCCATGCCCGCCACGAAGGCCCGCCCGTCGTCGGTCAGCTCCGCGCTGCCGGCGAGCTGCGCGACGGCCCGCGCGGTCTGCACCCGCCAGAACGCGTACTCGAACGCGCAGCGGACGTCCTCGTGCTGCCGGCAGCGCCACACCTCGGCCACCCCGAGGTGGGCGTACGCGCCCTGCAACAGCGCGCCGACGGGGCGGGGGTCCCACCGCCACGGCGCCCGGTAGCGGGCCGCACCGCCCGGCGCGTGCAGCGGCAGCAGGTCCAGCAGCGCGCCCAGCTTGGTGTGCTGCAACTCGTGCACCAGCAGCAGCGCGAGCGTCTGCGGGTCGGCCGGCACGGAGAGCGCGATGGCACCCAGTGCGGCACGGCTGGTGGCGCTCACCGGGTCCCCGGACGGCGCCGGCGTGAGCGGCACCAGCGTACGCAGCAGCGTGACCAGCCCCCGGGCGTGCGCCGGCAGCCGGTCGGTCAGCCAGCGCCACGCCTGCCCGGTCAGCCGGTCGAGCCGGTCCGCCGTGGCGTCGTCCAGTCGGCTCGTCGGCGGGCGGTGGTATCGGCTCCGGTGCGGATCCTGGTCGTCGACGAGCACCCCGGTCGGGGGCGCGTCGCGGCCCGCGGTGAGCCGGCGGCTCGGCAGCCACCCGCGTGCCGGGGCGTGACCCTCGCCCGACCCGTCGGTGGCGCGCACGACGCCGGCCGGCCCGTGCACCGACAACCCCGGCGGCGGTCGACCGTCGCCGGCCGACCCGGCGTCGTAGCGCCGTCCCGTGCCGCGGACGACTGCGGTGCCGGCGCCGAGCCCGACCGCGCCGCCCACCGTGGGCAGCAGCAGCGCGCCCTGCGGGCAGGGCACGGCGAGCGTGAAGGGAAGGCCCGCGCGCAGGGCGGCGGCTGCCGCCAGCCCGGCCAGGTAGGCCGCGTCGGGGCGGCCGTGCAGGGCATCCGTGGCCCAGCCGGTGACCGGCGGGTGGGCGAGGACGTGGGCGACGGCCGCCGGATCCGCCCGCTCGGCGCGGGTGAGCAGGGCCAGGCACTGCGCGGCCGGCGAACCGGTCCCACCCGCGCGGGCGGCGGCGACGGTCAGCAGCCGCCGCCGGCCGAGCTGACCGGCGCGCAGCACCTCGAGCGTGGCGTCGTCACCGTGCCCCGCGGCGAGGCCGGCGAGCTGGGCGGGGGAGAGCACCACCGGCTCACCGCCGCCGCGGGGCGGGCCGCCCGGCGGCGGCGGCGTCGGGCGAAGCGGCCAGGGCGCGGCGGCGCAGGGCGTCGACGTCCGCGGCCACCACCCGTCGTACGTGTCGGATCAGCCGGTAGAGGTCGGGGCAGTAGACCGACGGGTGCGCGAACCCGGCGCCGGCGCGGAAGCGGTGCGCGTACAGGCCGCCACCGCAGGCGCTGAGCACGGGGCAGGCCCGGCACGCGGCGGCCAGGGCGGCCGGACCGGTCGGCCGGCCGGCCAGCGACGGGTGTCGCAGCGCCTCGTCGAAGGAGTGGCGGAAGACGTCGAGGCCGGTACGCATCGACGCGTCGTCGGTCGTCTTCAGGGTGTCGGTGCCCTCGATGGTGCCGTCGGCCTCGATCGTCATGACGTCCGGCTCGGCGAAGCCCACCGCCCGGGTGCCGCTGTGGCCGCCGAGCAGCAGCGCGATCAGCGACTCGAACAACCGGATCCCGGTGCGGCGGGGCGTCGTGGCGTACCAGCGGTCGAAGACGGCCACCAGCCAGTCGCCGTACGGGGTGTCGGTGCCGCCCGGCCGGCGCCCGGGCGGGGGAGCGCTCCAGTTGCCGTGCGGCAGCAGCAGGTCCAGGCGGGGCGGGTCGAACGCGAGCAGCGACTCGTAGACGTCCACCGGGTCGTTGGCCAGGTCGACCGTGCAGAGCAGCCCCGCCCAGCGCGACCGGTGCCGGGGGCGGCCGAGCAGCCGCAGCGCGGCGGCCACGTCGGCGAAACTGCCCCGCCCGTCGGGGTAGCGGCGATGCCGGTCGTTGGCGGCCCGGTCGCCGTCGAGGCTCACCCCGACGTCGATGTCGTGGCGGTGGCACAGCGCCAGGAACTCCTCGTCGAGCAGCACGCCGTTGGTCTGCACGCCGACGTCGAGCGCCGCGCCCGGGGGCAGTGCCGCCCGCAGGGTGCGTACGGTCCGGTCGAGGGTCGCCGGGCCGGCCAGCAGCGGCTCGCCGCCGTGCAGCACGACGCGGACCCGGTCGGGGCCGTGCCGCGCCAGGTGCTCGCCGAGGCGCCGCGCGACCTGGGCCACGGTGCCCGGCGCGATCACCCGGGGCCGCTCCCGCCACCGCTGGTCGGCGTTGCGGTAGACGTAGCAGTGGTCGCACGCCAGGTTGCAGCGGCTGTGCACCTTGAGCACGAGCTGCCGGACCCGAGCCGGCGCCGCGGCGTGGTCAGGGTGGGGTGGGGCGGCCGACGTCGGGGCGTCGGCGGACACGTCAGAAGCTCGACTCGAACGCCGACACGTCGAGCTGCCGGCCCGGCTCGTCGCCGGCCACGAGCGTGCCGAGGACGTGGGCCAGCACGCCGTCGCCGGCGCCGGCGAGCAGGTCGGCCAGTGGTATGTCCCCCAGCCGCACCAGGGCGGCTCCCGTGTCGACCGACGGTGGCGGCAGCTCGGTCTCAGCCACGGTGGACCGTCCGGCGACCATGTGTCCTGCCGCGCGTCATCGCTGCGCTCACCCCGCCTTTTCTACACCATCGGGTGCCTGCCCCGACGGCCCGACACCGCACCCCGGGGTGGGCGTCGGCGGCACCCCGGCGGCCCCGGCCGACCGACCCGCCGCCGGTGTGTCCGGCCACAGGGACGCGTCCGGCGGCGCGCGGTGACAGGCGGTGGACCCGGGTGGCACCGGCACTGCCCACGACCGCGATGACCGGTGACATCCCGCCTCCCGTCGGCGTCGGTGTCCGAAGCATAGGGGCGCGGCGGCCTCCGCAGCGACCACCGTCCGTAAACCCGACTCAGGGTCGTGTCGTACCCGTGGTCCATGATCCTTGTCGTCACAGCGACGCCGGCGACCCTTCCGGCGTCCGGGTCGTCATGGGCTGCGCGGGAGCGGCGGACGGGAGGTCGGACAGTGGCTGACGCGGAACGGACCGCGTGGCGACGGCGCAGCACGGTGCGGGTGGTGCCGCCCGCGCGGCCCCGCAAGCTGGCCAAGGTGCCCTTCGTCGAGTTGGCCGACGGGCGGTTGCAGGGAGTGGTCTCCAGCGGGTCCGACGTCGACCGGGTCTACGTGTCGTCGATCGCCTCCGGCACCCACGCCTACCACTGCAGCACCAACAACAACCGGCCCTGCGGCGGGCTGCGCGGCGCGCCCTGCAAGCACCTGCACGCCCTGGCCGACGAGGCACTGCTCCAGTACGGCGCCGAGCGGGTGGCCCGCTACCTGCGCATCGACGTCGGCGCGGGGGCGGACAGCGCCCGTGAGCTGCTCGCCGCTCTGGACGGGCGGCACGAGCCGACCCCGGCCGCCGTCGTGTTCAGCCGCTTCCTGCGCCACCTCTCCTACCTGGAACTGCCCGGCAGCAACGTCCCTCTGCCCGAGCTGCACTGGTTCCCGGCCACCGGGGTGGTTCGCTGATGCTCGGCACGCAGCTCACCGTCCTGCGCGACGACACGCCGACCGGCCTGACCGACGCCCTCGACCTGGTCACCGGCCTCGACGACGCCCTGGTCCGTGGCCTCGCCCGGGTGGGTGCGGACGACGCCGCCGCGCTGGCCGCCCTGGCGGGCGCGCTGGCCGCCACCCCGCTCGGCGACCGGCTCGCCGAGGCGGCCGCCAAGGTCACCGCCGGCTCGGTGGCCGAGGAACACCTGCTCGCCCTCGCCGGCGCCCGGTGCGCGCTGCTGGGCGCCGCCCACGACGCGCTGCTCGGGCAGCTCGACGCCGCGCTGGGCAGGACCCGCGCCCCCTGGGCCCCCGGCCCGGTCGAGGCCGTGGGCGACGGGTCCCCGGCCCGCGCCGGCGTGCGCGCCTGGCTGCACGAGGTGGCGGTGACCGGGTGGGCCGGCCTCGACCACGAACTCGTGGCCGCGGCCGGGGCGCCGGTAGAGGCGGCCCTCGCCGAGCCCCACCTCCGCAGGCTGGCCGTGCTGCTCGACGGCCTCGCCGCGGAGCTGCGGGCCTGCGTGCCGGTGGCCACGATGGCGCAGCCGCCGGTCCGGCGCTGGGCCGATCTCTGGGCCCGGGGTGTGCTGCTCGCCCAGGACGCGGCGGCCGCCGCCGTCCCGACGGCCGTCGAGGAGGTCTCCGGGCGGCTGCTCGTGCTCGGCGTCGACGTGCACGAGCACGACACCGCCGTGCAGGCGCAGCTGCACGCGATCCTCGAACCGGCCGACGGCGGGCCGCCCCGGCTCGTCCGCAGCGCGGTCGGCGCGGTCAAGGTCGAGACGATCGTCGGCCCGGCGTTGTGGCGTCTGCTGGACGCCCATCCCGTGCTGCTGGCCGCGCTGGCCGAGCGGCGCAGCGTGACGGTCACCGGCCTGCCGCTGCGCGGCGCGGACCTGATCTGGCACGACGAGCGGGTGCGACCCGGCGAGCCCGCCGACCCGTTCGCCTCCGCCCGCGTGCTGTTGCCGGCGGCGGTCGCCACGGCGTCGGCGCCGCTGGAGCGGCACCCCGTGGGGATCGCCGAGCCCGTGCTGGTGGAGGGCTACACCGTGCGCGACGACGACGGCACGACGACCTTCGCGCTCGACGGGCAGGCGATCGACGTCGCGGTCGACCGGCTGCCCTCCTGCGGGCCGCTCACCCCCGAACTGGTGGTTGCCTCCTCCGCCTGCCTCGGCCTGCTCCGGTGGGACGACGGTCGGTGGCTGCTGCAACCCCTGGCCGTGCGGGCCACCGTCAAGCGTCGGCCGGTCGACGTGCACACCGGCGACTGGGCGGGCGGCATCACCGACCCGAAGATCGCCAAGGCCGAGGCCAAGGCGGGCGACGCCGTGGCGGTGCTGCGCGAGCGAGCGGGACGGTTGCTGCGCCGATGACCGACACCCCGAACCCCGCGGACCTCGCCGACGCCAACCGGCGTCAGGTGCTCTACTGGCGGCTGCTGGCCCGGCTCTTCGACCCCGAGGAGCAGCCCACCCTGGAATCGGCCAGCATGGCGGT encodes:
- the fxsA gene encoding FxSxx-COOH cyclophane-containing RiPP peptide, which codes for MAETELPPPSVDTGAALVRLGDIPLADLLAGAGDGVLAHVLGTLVAGDEPGRQLDVSAFESSF
- a CDS encoding FxsB family cyclophane-forming radical SAM/SPASM peptide maturase, whose protein sequence is MSADAPTSAAPPHPDHAAAPARVRQLVLKVHSRCNLACDHCYVYRNADQRWRERPRVIAPGTVAQVARRLGEHLARHGPDRVRVVLHGGEPLLAGPATLDRTVRTLRAALPPGAALDVGVQTNGVLLDEEFLALCHRHDIDVGVSLDGDRAANDRHRRYPDGRGSFADVAAALRLLGRPRHRSRWAGLLCTVDLANDPVDVYESLLAFDPPRLDLLLPHGNWSAPPPGRRPGGTDTPYGDWLVAVFDRWYATTPRRTGIRLFESLIALLLGGHSGTRAVGFAEPDVMTIEADGTIEGTDTLKTTDDASMRTGLDVFRHSFDEALRHPSLAGRPTGPAALAAACRACPVLSACGGGLYAHRFRAGAGFAHPSVYCPDLYRLIRHVRRVVAADVDALRRRALAASPDAAAAGRPAPRRR
- a CDS encoding aKG-HExxH-type peptide beta-hydroxylase, which gives rise to MVLSPAQLAGLAAGHGDDATLEVLRAGQLGRRRLLTVAAARAGGTGSPAAQCLALLTRAERADPAAVAHVLAHPPVTGWATDALHGRPDAAYLAGLAAAAALRAGLPFTLAVPCPQGALLLPTVGGAVGLGAGTAVVRGTGRRYDAGSAGDGRPPPGLSVHGPAGVVRATDGSGEGHAPARGWLPSRRLTAGRDAPPTGVLVDDQDPHRSRYHRPPTSRLDDATADRLDRLTGQAWRWLTDRLPAHARGLVTLLRTLVPLTPAPSGDPVSATSRAALGAIALSVPADPQTLALLLVHELQHTKLGALLDLLPLHAPGGAARYRAPWRWDPRPVGALLQGAYAHLGVAEVWRCRQHEDVRCAFEYAFWRVQTARAVAQLAGSAELTDDGRAFVAGMAGTLRGWEPAGDARVEAAARDVADGGAVRWALANLVPDDDAVAEVAYAWRRGRRPPPIAAPAVVPAPARPASTGGTGPEAAVRRRLLATTDHGGTDTGPSGAERVDHADRAYAAGDVGGALAGYRRRLAEDPGDVDALVGVALAAGWLGRTAAARVLTTRPDLVRALCHRRPGADPLVVATWLAGGPDEPLPPER